The proteins below come from a single Odontesthes bonariensis isolate fOdoBon6 chromosome 18, fOdoBon6.hap1, whole genome shotgun sequence genomic window:
- the lratd2a gene encoding protein LRATD2a, whose product MGNQVDRLSHLSYAEVPTVDPNGVDTDEGPRIGVSYIFSNDDDELEDGCAVDGTEKDPNQEEKHYDQREEVECAVYNRDECIYERSVKSANLEVYSPENLLNKCKAGDLVEFVATGQYPHWAVYVGDFQVVHLHRAEVKNSFLTDASQGRRCRIVNDLYKFKPLGPDMVVQNAMEQVGLKDRELSWRNSECFAAWCRFGKREFKMGGEIRIGKQPYRLKIFMSDKHSHALEFQSLEDMIMEKRRNDHLGRTAVLQELATHFRSVAERKSEPGAE is encoded by the coding sequence ATGGGAAACCAGGTGGACAGGTTGTCACATTTAAGTTACGCCGAAGTTCCCACAGTGGACCCGAACGGCGTGGACACGGACGAAGGTCCACGGATTGGCGTCTCTTACATATTTTCTAACGACGACGACGAGCTGGAGGACGGATGTGCGGTGGATGGCACAGAAAAAGACCCGAATCAGGAAGAGAAACACTACGATCAGCGCGAAGAGGTGGAGTGCGCCGTCTACAACAGAGATGAGTGCATTTACGAGAGGAGCGTCAAGTCTGCGAACCTGGAGGTTTATTCTCCAGAGAATCTACTCAACAAATGCAAAGCCGGTGACTTAGTGGAGTTCGTGGCTACTGGTCAGTACCCGCACTGGGCTGTGTATGTGGGGGACTTTCAGGTGGTGCACCTGCACAGAGCCGAGGTGAAAAACAGTTTTCTGACGGATGCGAGTCAGGGGAGGAGGTGTCGGATAGTGAATGACTTGTACAAATTCAAACCCCTCGGTCCGGACATGGTGGTGCAAAACGCGATGGAGCAGGTCGGCTTGAAGGATCGCGAGCTGAGCTGGAGAAACTCCGAGTGCTTTGCAGCCTGGTGCAGGTTCGGCAAGAGGGAGTTCAAAATGGGTGGGGAGATACGCATTGGCAAACAACCCTACAGGCTGAAGATATTTATGTCGGACAAACACTCACACGCCTTGGAGTTTCAGAGTTTGGAGGACATGATCATGGAGAAGAGGAGGAACGATCACCTGGGCAGGACAGCCGTGTTGCAGGAGCTGGCCACTCATTTCAGAAGCGTGGCGGAGAGGAAAAGTGAGCCGGGAGCTGAATGA